A single window of Halobacillus naozhouensis DNA harbors:
- a CDS encoding DUF3892 domain-containing protein has protein sequence MPDFEQIYNQYKQDGEQQASQESQNTANEGQEEIAAVRKNDDGDIIAVQTSTGRELDYVSALEEAKQGQLAHVDVFHKYGRDILRSEPDGIKSNNLDNLPTF, from the coding sequence GTGCCGGATTTCGAGCAGATCTATAACCAGTATAAGCAAGACGGAGAACAACAAGCGTCTCAAGAAAGTCAGAACACAGCTAATGAAGGGCAAGAAGAGATTGCAGCGGTACGAAAAAATGATGACGGCGACATCATTGCGGTTCAAACGAGTACAGGGCGAGAGCTTGATTATGTGTCCGCTTTAGAGGAAGCAAAGCAAGGCCAACTGGCTCATGTGGACGTTTTTCATAAATATGGCCGCGATATTCTCCGAAGTGAGCCAGATGGTATCAAGAGCAATAACTTAGATAATTTGCCAACATTTTAA
- a CDS encoding YaiI/YqxD family protein, whose amino-acid sequence MKIYVDADACPVKDIIISEGTNEEIPVILVTSFSHYSNADQQSGVETIYVDSGPEAADYRIMKLAEMGDLIVTQDYGLASLALAKGCTVLHHKGFIYTNENIDQLLQTRYLSAKARKSGKRTKGPKPFTSEDKEKFRDIFKTAISK is encoded by the coding sequence ATGAAAATTTATGTAGATGCAGATGCTTGTCCGGTAAAAGATATTATTATCTCTGAAGGTACGAATGAAGAGATCCCCGTTATCCTTGTTACCAGTTTTTCTCATTATTCTAATGCGGACCAACAATCAGGGGTGGAAACCATTTATGTTGATTCTGGCCCAGAGGCTGCGGATTATCGGATTATGAAGTTAGCAGAAATGGGTGACCTCATTGTTACCCAGGATTATGGCCTTGCTTCGCTAGCCTTAGCAAAAGGTTGTACAGTTCTTCATCATAAAGGGTTTATCTATACAAACGAGAACATCGACCAATTACTACAAACACGTTATTTGAGTGCAAAAGCTCGAAAAAGCGGAAAGCGTACAAAGGGGCCGAAGCCTTTTACATCGGAGGATAAGGAGAAGTTTAGAGACATTTTTAAAACAGCCATTTCAAAGTGA
- a CDS encoding uracil-DNA glycosylase codes for MSDICSTPWPEDPTPENQIKCTDCGLYEHGSRMIWGEGNPEAPIIIILDNPGAREDRDGNSFVCGTRQTLQQAAHEVGLTMSDLYITFILKRKPVRKYDKEDTRRICMRHLQRQLQTKQPDLIFCLGNVSVQSFFQDTDADVKSLRGKVHEVKGYPTAVAYHPLAVRRRPNLKSLFMEDWELLANHYRNIRSFPEKK; via the coding sequence TTGTCCGATATTTGTTCCACCCCATGGCCGGAAGACCCCACACCGGAAAACCAGATAAAATGTACGGACTGCGGTCTTTATGAACACGGGTCGAGAATGATTTGGGGAGAAGGCAACCCCGAAGCACCTATCATAATCATTCTCGATAACCCGGGAGCACGTGAAGACCGAGATGGAAATTCATTTGTGTGCGGCACGAGACAAACCTTGCAACAAGCCGCCCATGAAGTTGGCCTCACCATGAGCGATTTGTACATAACATTTATTCTAAAAAGAAAACCTGTTCGAAAATATGATAAAGAGGATACACGCCGCATCTGCATGCGTCATCTTCAACGGCAGCTTCAGACAAAACAACCCGACCTGATTTTCTGCCTGGGAAATGTCTCTGTCCAATCTTTTTTTCAAGATACGGACGCTGATGTAAAATCACTGCGCGGCAAAGTCCATGAAGTAAAAGGGTATCCGACGGCAGTGGCTTACCATCCCTTAGCTGTGAGACGCCGTCCTAATTTAAAGTCGTTATTTATGGAAGATTGGGAGCTGCTTGCTAATCATTACCGCAATATAAGGAGTTTTCCTGAAAAAAAGTGA
- a CDS encoding carbonic anhydrase has protein sequence MKKLLYYTIYLLLVLFISACSQQTHSDEKTESTETKETNQQGKQTDQALEPKQVQWSYEGKRGPKHWGDLAEEFAACEKGNEQSPVNVKFAEVEEEKDLPEIQLHYEPAKVSVINNGHTAQFNLPNEMNNSMTIGETNYRLIQFHFHTPSEHQFNGKHFPVEMHFVHKNPNNELAVTTLMIEEGTQNKELASIWGGVPSEKTEKEIMMNEPVDLASLLPRQSSTTFHYSGSLTTPPCSEDVKWIIFEDTIEISKEQIDVFKQIFPSNNRPIQLLNEREVMKNS, from the coding sequence TTGAAAAAGCTTCTCTATTACACTATTTATCTACTTCTAGTCTTGTTTATCTCAGCTTGTTCACAGCAGACCCACTCGGATGAAAAAACGGAATCTACTGAAACAAAAGAAACGAATCAACAGGGTAAACAAACCGACCAGGCACTAGAACCTAAACAGGTTCAGTGGTCATATGAAGGGAAAAGAGGTCCTAAACACTGGGGAGATCTTGCAGAAGAATTCGCTGCATGTGAGAAAGGTAATGAACAATCTCCAGTGAACGTTAAATTCGCTGAGGTAGAGGAAGAAAAGGACTTACCCGAAATTCAACTTCATTATGAACCAGCCAAAGTTAGTGTGATCAATAATGGTCATACTGCTCAATTTAACCTTCCTAACGAAATGAATAACTCGATGACGATTGGTGAAACGAACTATAGGCTCATCCAATTTCATTTTCATACTCCTAGCGAGCATCAATTTAATGGGAAACATTTTCCTGTAGAAATGCATTTCGTTCACAAGAATCCGAATAATGAATTGGCTGTAACCACCTTAATGATTGAAGAAGGGACCCAAAATAAAGAACTCGCTAGTATTTGGGGAGGAGTTCCTTCTGAAAAGACGGAGAAGGAAATCATGATGAATGAACCGGTTGACTTAGCAAGCTTACTACCACGGCAAAGCAGTACTACCTTCCACTATAGCGGGTCTTTAACTACACCTCCATGTTCTGAGGATGTAAAGTGGATTATATTTGAGGATACTATTGAAATATCTAAGGAACAAATTGACGTTTTCAAACAAATATTCCCAAGTAATAACCGCCCTATTCAATTATTGAATGAACGAGAGGTAATGAAGAATAGCTAA
- a CDS encoding small, acid-soluble spore protein, alpha/beta type has translation MKMARNKILVPGARKDLDLLKARVMKGKGYNTDSDNVKYEVAKEQGIPLKKGYNGQITSEQAGKVGGPIGGNMVKEMVKMAQENMTKK, from the coding sequence ATGAAAATGGCGAGGAATAAAATCTTAGTGCCAGGAGCCCGCAAAGATTTGGATTTATTAAAAGCGCGGGTCATGAAGGGAAAAGGCTATAATACAGATTCTGATAACGTAAAATACGAGGTCGCAAAGGAACAAGGCATTCCATTGAAAAAAGGATATAACGGTCAAATCACCTCAGAGCAAGCTGGAAAAGTTGGAGGGCCGATTGGCGGAAACATGGTCAAGGAAATGGTCAAAATGGCTCAAGAAAATATGACGAAAAAATAA
- a CDS encoding gamma-type small acid-soluble spore protein, with product MKENDNFTVACTNIDEVKRKNEQSGMSYNEAKAFMAKTTRGHGTNAYSDTNIEDVKSKNQNKK from the coding sequence ATGAAAGAAAACGATAATTTTACCGTTGCATGCACAAATATTGATGAGGTTAAAAGGAAAAATGAGCAGTCTGGTATGTCCTACAATGAAGCCAAAGCATTTATGGCTAAAACAACAAGAGGACATGGCACCAATGCATATAGTGATACCAACATTGAAGACGTGAAAAGTAAGAATCAAAATAAGAAATAA
- a CDS encoding sensor histidine kinase has product MSVGFLIKDIKEQIFHNVLRVSFKSLIVLLIAAGGSVLLAKNIRKDTMGLEPYQIATLYTEKDAIIQSIREDLLSYDETGRVMMINQTARRLLNIKGDFRHLTIERLLPDSHPYQIFETGEAQMDQELLLEDKTIIVNRAPIFHQDQVKGVIASFRDKTEIEEMLNTISEVQRYSEDLRAQTHEFTNKLYVLSSLLQLGEYDEAFDMIQNETTNVEVKNRILFNQIEDSRVQAILLGKIGKASEKKIKFEVDSNSSLQKLPDHINLTHLIVMIGNLVDNAFEAVADRDKNPTVTFFGTDLGHDIIFEIHDNGAGIPIENHALLFNRGFTNKKSHAPRGYGLANVKETVNQLGGMVEFHSEPGRGTVFTVYLPKEHS; this is encoded by the coding sequence GTGTCTGTTGGTTTTCTTATAAAGGATATCAAAGAGCAAATCTTTCATAATGTACTTAGGGTTTCATTTAAATCATTAATCGTTCTCCTTATAGCTGCTGGTGGAAGTGTCCTGCTGGCCAAGAATATTCGAAAGGACACGATGGGATTAGAACCCTATCAGATCGCTACCTTGTACACGGAAAAAGATGCAATTATACAGTCCATTAGAGAGGATTTGCTGTCATATGACGAAACGGGAAGAGTCATGATGATAAACCAGACCGCGAGAAGACTATTGAATATTAAGGGAGATTTTCGTCACTTAACAATTGAAAGGCTCTTGCCTGACTCTCATCCTTATCAGATTTTCGAGACAGGAGAAGCTCAAATGGACCAAGAACTGCTGTTGGAGGATAAGACAATAATTGTAAATCGGGCACCGATTTTTCACCAAGATCAGGTGAAGGGGGTAATTGCTTCGTTTCGTGATAAAACGGAAATCGAAGAAATGCTCAATACCATTTCTGAAGTTCAACGTTATTCTGAAGATTTACGGGCTCAAACCCACGAATTTACGAATAAATTGTACGTATTGTCAAGTTTGCTGCAGCTCGGTGAGTATGATGAAGCGTTTGATATGATTCAGAATGAAACGACAAATGTTGAGGTGAAAAACCGCATTCTTTTTAACCAAATAGAGGATAGCAGGGTACAGGCTATTTTACTTGGGAAAATTGGGAAGGCTTCGGAAAAGAAAATTAAATTTGAAGTGGATTCAAACAGTTCCTTACAGAAGCTTCCCGATCATATTAACTTGACCCACCTCATCGTGATGATTGGCAACCTAGTAGACAATGCGTTTGAGGCTGTTGCGGATCGTGATAAGAATCCAACGGTAACATTCTTTGGAACGGACCTCGGCCATGATATTATCTTTGAAATCCATGATAATGGAGCTGGCATTCCTATCGAAAACCATGCCCTGCTCTTTAATAGAGGATTCACAAATAAAAAGTCTCATGCGCCAAGAGGATACGGGCTGGCTAATGTAAAGGAAACCGTCAATCAACTTGGGGGGATGGTTGAATTTCATAGTGAACCAGGCAGAGGTACGGTGTTTACGGTATACCTTCCCAAAGAACATTCATAG
- a CDS encoding M14 family zinc carboxypeptidase encodes MKKRVIQLLIIAFISLLPFTFLTEVSADEQQQEQSPFNSEHYDYTTYQEIEGKLHSLDKKSNRVTLEVVGQSTNGHNIYSVIVSDPQAKGKYGKIQALRKKMFKHPGKAQEWADKHPDFKVPFMINGSIHGNEFVGSDAVLQLIERFAFEDDNVTKDILEKNILIFNVVVNPDGRINATRFNGEGIDLNRDYITQSQPETQASVEMITEWNPMVFLDLHGYVQYSSEKPGLIEPTTPPHNPNYEYDLYSKWALDQAEAMEKEIVTHKEDYTSELYKNLEGVHIPRRDAEYGWDDYPPIFAPMYAMYHGAYGATIEAPNNTWDGVEWQINAVMGALKFATNHKNEMIKDQIEVFKRGINFHHPTHEEGFFPHAYVLPVDEKDPTATHKAVKHLKANDIDVGKTKQPFAVNGKQYEAGTFIVPMDQAKAGLANTMLWDGEDISYDTPAMYDISAWSLPELWGFEAIAVDENLDVQAVKVNKINHKGELDGKGPYQIPNSSVQAVALVNQLLQNGIPVLQDNQGDYYVENQSGNDLRKAVAESGLTLTTSEIPDEAQTLDNLKVAILKDGGMWKSQSHSGTKIALERLGFEVDEVHPRQVAEDGLSDYDVFVYSGTDRLISYELSKANQPFGLKNEQQFENFKRHINAFATNGGSYIAVGAGASQATKTLGLTDVTINLGQSNSNGIVRVNYEHTPLTAGYDGTDIGFVYNPVWYTNITDQTVAASFKQQDFFKAGFWKNREDARGEAVIIQENEKDVTLIGLEAGFRDHTDYLYRLLSNAIFE; translated from the coding sequence ATGAAAAAACGTGTAATTCAGCTGCTTATTATAGCTTTCATAAGTCTCCTCCCCTTCACTTTCCTAACAGAAGTGTCGGCAGATGAGCAGCAGCAAGAGCAAAGTCCGTTTAATTCAGAGCATTATGATTACACGACTTATCAGGAAATCGAGGGAAAGTTACATAGCCTCGATAAAAAAAGTAATCGTGTAACACTGGAGGTCGTCGGACAATCAACGAATGGCCATAACATTTATTCTGTCATCGTTAGTGATCCGCAAGCGAAAGGAAAATACGGGAAAATCCAGGCATTGAGAAAGAAGATGTTCAAGCATCCCGGCAAGGCACAGGAATGGGCGGACAAGCATCCTGATTTCAAAGTGCCGTTCATGATTAATGGTTCGATCCACGGCAATGAATTTGTCGGTTCTGATGCTGTTTTGCAGCTAATCGAGCGCTTTGCGTTCGAGGATGATAACGTAACCAAGGACATTCTTGAAAAGAACATTTTGATCTTTAATGTCGTCGTTAATCCAGATGGACGAATTAACGCCACTCGTTTTAACGGAGAAGGCATTGATTTAAACCGTGATTATATTACTCAATCACAGCCGGAAACTCAAGCTTCTGTTGAGATGATTACAGAATGGAATCCAATGGTGTTTCTGGATTTACACGGCTATGTTCAATACTCCAGCGAAAAGCCAGGATTAATTGAGCCAACTACACCGCCGCATAACCCAAATTATGAGTACGATTTATATTCAAAATGGGCGCTTGACCAGGCAGAAGCCATGGAAAAGGAAATTGTAACTCATAAAGAAGACTATACTTCAGAGCTCTACAAAAATTTAGAGGGTGTACATATTCCCAGGCGTGATGCCGAATATGGCTGGGATGATTACCCGCCTATCTTTGCACCCATGTATGCGATGTACCACGGTGCTTATGGGGCTACCATCGAAGCTCCGAACAATACATGGGATGGGGTGGAATGGCAAATTAATGCCGTTATGGGGGCATTGAAATTCGCCACCAACCATAAAAACGAAATGATCAAGGACCAGATTGAAGTATTTAAACGGGGGATCAACTTCCATCACCCTACTCACGAGGAAGGCTTCTTCCCTCACGCTTACGTGCTCCCGGTAGATGAGAAGGACCCAACGGCTACTCATAAAGCCGTCAAGCACCTGAAAGCTAACGACATTGATGTCGGGAAAACCAAACAACCGTTCGCGGTAAATGGCAAACAATACGAGGCAGGAACTTTTATTGTTCCAATGGACCAGGCTAAGGCCGGTCTTGCTAACACCATGCTCTGGGATGGGGAAGACATTAGCTATGACACGCCAGCAATGTATGACATTTCAGCTTGGAGCTTACCTGAATTATGGGGGTTTGAAGCGATCGCGGTTGATGAAAACCTCGATGTCCAGGCTGTTAAGGTAAACAAAATTAACCATAAAGGTGAATTAGACGGGAAAGGACCTTATCAGATTCCGAACAGTTCGGTTCAAGCCGTTGCTTTAGTCAACCAGTTGCTCCAAAACGGTATTCCAGTACTTCAGGACAACCAAGGTGATTATTATGTGGAAAATCAATCTGGAAATGATCTGCGAAAAGCCGTTGCGGAGTCTGGACTCACTTTAACGACGAGTGAAATTCCCGACGAGGCTCAAACACTGGACAATCTTAAGGTAGCGATTTTGAAAGACGGCGGAATGTGGAAATCACAATCACATTCAGGGACTAAGATTGCCCTTGAGCGACTCGGTTTTGAAGTTGACGAAGTCCACCCTCGTCAAGTCGCTGAAGATGGCTTATCAGACTATGACGTCTTTGTTTACAGCGGAACAGATCGCTTAATTTCTTATGAACTATCTAAAGCCAACCAGCCGTTTGGGCTAAAAAACGAACAGCAATTTGAGAACTTTAAACGTCATATTAACGCATTTGCCACAAACGGCGGAAGCTATATTGCTGTAGGGGCAGGAGCATCTCAAGCCACTAAAACACTCGGCCTAACGGATGTAACCATCAACCTTGGACAATCAAACAGCAACGGTATCGTTCGTGTCAATTACGAGCACACGCCGTTAACAGCAGGTTATGACGGTACAGACATCGGTTTTGTGTATAATCCAGTATGGTATACGAACATAACAGATCAAACAGTTGCCGCATCTTTTAAGCAGCAAGACTTTTTCAAAGCCGGCTTCTGGAAAAATCGTGAAGATGCACGCGGTGAAGCGGTCATCATTCAAGAGAATGAAAAAGATGTAACCTTAATTGGGTTAGAAGCTGGTTTCCGTGATCATACGGACTACTTGTATAGATTGCTTTCTAACGCTATTTTTGAATAA
- a CDS encoding CitMHS family transporter, translated as MLALLGFLMIAVFMYLIMTKRLSALIALMVIPVIFALIGGFGGEIGKMMLDGVKSVAPTGIMIMFAILFFGVMIDAGLFDPVVEKIVRIVKGDPLKVAMGTACLILFVSLDGDGTTAYMITVSAMLPLYKRVGMNPLILAGIAVLGSGVMNLLPWGGPTARAMSALGVGVSELYVPVIPAQIGGVLVVLFVAFHYGRKERKRLGVIQISQDAIDEVAAGEMAAASATVEEDESIKRPKLIWVNFALTIALLVSLVVGVLPTPVLFMVAFAIAIMINYPHMDQQKERISTYAGNVLSVVSLIFAAGIFTGILTGTEMVDAMANSLIAIIPEELGPYFAVITAIASAPFTFFMSNDAFYFGVLPVLAETAATYGLDPVEIGRASLLGLPVHLLSPLVPSTYLLVGMAGVEFGDLQKMMLKWASLATIVMTIVAVLTGVISIG; from the coding sequence ATGCTAGCTTTACTTGGATTTTTAATGATTGCTGTTTTCATGTATTTAATCATGACAAAGCGGCTCTCTGCACTTATTGCCTTGATGGTTATACCAGTCATTTTTGCATTAATTGGCGGTTTTGGAGGAGAAATTGGCAAAATGATGCTAGACGGTGTGAAGAGTGTGGCACCGACAGGCATTATGATTATGTTTGCGATTTTGTTTTTTGGGGTCATGATTGATGCTGGTTTATTTGATCCAGTAGTTGAAAAAATTGTTAGAATTGTAAAAGGTGACCCTTTGAAAGTAGCAATGGGAACCGCGTGTCTCATTCTTTTTGTATCCCTGGACGGCGATGGAACAACCGCTTATATGATTACGGTTTCGGCCATGCTTCCATTGTATAAACGAGTTGGCATGAATCCGCTTATACTGGCCGGTATCGCAGTACTAGGATCTGGAGTTATGAATTTACTACCATGGGGAGGACCGACAGCCAGGGCCATGAGTGCTTTAGGAGTCGGTGTATCAGAATTGTATGTTCCTGTGATCCCGGCCCAGATTGGCGGAGTCCTGGTGGTCTTATTTGTTGCATTTCACTATGGACGGAAAGAGAGAAAAAGGTTAGGTGTCATTCAAATCAGTCAAGATGCTATTGATGAGGTAGCAGCCGGAGAAATGGCAGCGGCTTCTGCAACAGTTGAAGAAGATGAAAGTATAAAACGTCCGAAGTTAATATGGGTGAACTTTGCTTTAACGATTGCCCTTCTGGTCTCGCTTGTTGTCGGAGTGCTGCCTACGCCCGTCTTATTTATGGTAGCCTTTGCGATTGCGATTATGATCAACTATCCACATATGGATCAGCAGAAAGAAAGAATTTCAACATACGCAGGTAATGTGCTGTCAGTTGTGTCATTGATATTTGCTGCAGGTATCTTTACGGGGATCCTTACAGGAACGGAGATGGTCGATGCCATGGCCAATTCGTTAATTGCAATCATTCCTGAAGAATTAGGACCATATTTTGCCGTTATCACAGCGATTGCAAGTGCACCGTTTACCTTCTTCATGTCAAATGATGCATTTTATTTCGGAGTACTACCTGTACTTGCAGAAACTGCTGCTACTTACGGGCTGGATCCAGTAGAAATCGGACGAGCCTCTCTGCTTGGCCTGCCGGTTCACTTACTAAGCCCGCTCGTACCTTCGACTTATCTGCTAGTCGGGATGGCTGGAGTTGAGTTCGGTGATCTCCAGAAAATGATGTTAAAGTGGGCAAGTCTCGCCACTATTGTTATGACAATTGTTGCAGTACTGACAGGTGTTATTTCCATCGGATAA